The following proteins are co-located in the Paraburkholderia phytofirmans PsJN genome:
- a CDS encoding GlxA family transcriptional regulator translates to MKVAIVVLDDVQALDVAGPLDVFAEANTFLPEHQKYEVFLVGNEAGTVTCSNGMQLTVPHGYTDFDTPFDLLLVAGGPRLPDVQPQPEFLKWLQDQAGGASRFGSVCNGAFVLAHAGLLDGKEVTTHWADASRLADEFPQASVQPDRIFIRDGRLFTSAGVTAGIDLCLSLVAEDWGHELAVRAAKRLVVYIQREGGQSQYSPYVGVRKDQDPIVGKVLRYVTEHITEALSIEQLASAVSVSRRTFSRLFAKYAKVTPSAFVEQVRVDTARKLLEETDAPLKTVAFNCGFHSATHMRATFFRRLNVTPRQYRQRFRGTAGKQWTSGDVEEQVETAELELVD, encoded by the coding sequence ATGAAAGTCGCCATTGTTGTACTCGATGATGTGCAGGCGCTGGATGTCGCTGGCCCCCTGGACGTATTCGCGGAAGCAAACACATTTCTGCCCGAGCATCAGAAATACGAGGTCTTTCTGGTAGGAAACGAAGCCGGCACCGTGACCTGCTCCAACGGGATGCAACTCACGGTTCCCCATGGCTATACGGACTTCGACACGCCATTCGACCTGCTGCTGGTGGCAGGCGGACCGCGCTTGCCCGATGTCCAGCCGCAGCCCGAATTTCTGAAGTGGCTGCAAGACCAGGCGGGTGGCGCAAGCCGGTTCGGTTCCGTTTGCAACGGCGCATTCGTGCTCGCGCACGCCGGCCTGCTCGACGGCAAGGAAGTGACGACGCACTGGGCGGATGCAAGCCGCCTCGCCGACGAGTTTCCGCAGGCGTCCGTGCAGCCCGACCGGATCTTCATCCGCGATGGACGCCTCTTTACCTCCGCTGGCGTGACGGCGGGCATCGACCTGTGTCTTTCGCTCGTCGCCGAAGACTGGGGGCACGAACTGGCGGTTCGGGCTGCGAAACGTCTGGTGGTCTACATCCAGCGCGAAGGCGGACAATCTCAATACAGTCCTTACGTCGGAGTGCGCAAGGACCAGGATCCGATCGTCGGCAAGGTGCTCCGCTACGTGACCGAGCACATAACCGAAGCGTTGTCGATCGAACAGCTTGCCAGCGCCGTGTCGGTCAGCCGGCGTACCTTCTCACGGTTATTCGCGAAGTATGCGAAGGTGACGCCTTCGGCATTTGTCGAACAGGTTCGCGTCGACACCGCGAGGAAATTGCTCGAGGAAACCGATGCGCCTCTGAAGACCGTGGCGTTCAATTGCGGTTTTCACAGCGCCACGCATATGCGAGCCACTTTCTTCCGGCGGCTCAACGTCACGCCCAGACAGTATCGCCAGCGATTCCGTGGCACGGCGGGTAAGCAGTGGACATCGGGCGATGTGGAAGAACAAGTCGAAACAGCGGAACTGGAATTGGTCGACTAG
- the mug gene encoding G/U mismatch-specific DNA glycosylase, giving the protein MNTLTPSVTRADLLQSLPDLLEPGLSVVFCGINPGVQAASTGGHFAGRGNRFWRAIHLSGFTPEQIEPNDDYTLLQYGCGLTTVVSRPTARADQLSSWEFRAAAAGFERKIEGYAPQCVAFLGKMALSAMSGSRDIEWGPQPATFGGARAWVLPNPSGLNRSFSLDALVTAYRELRLAVAPAGSTRSA; this is encoded by the coding sequence ATGAACACACTGACACCATCTGTGACTCGCGCCGATTTGCTTCAATCTCTTCCTGATCTGCTTGAGCCGGGATTATCCGTCGTATTTTGCGGTATCAATCCGGGCGTGCAAGCGGCGTCGACGGGCGGCCATTTTGCCGGTCGAGGTAATCGGTTCTGGCGGGCCATTCATCTGTCGGGCTTTACTCCCGAACAGATCGAGCCCAACGACGACTACACGCTTCTTCAGTACGGCTGTGGTCTCACTACGGTAGTCTCGCGTCCGACCGCGCGAGCGGACCAACTGTCCTCATGGGAATTCAGGGCGGCCGCTGCCGGGTTCGAGCGGAAGATCGAAGGCTATGCGCCGCAATGCGTGGCCTTCCTCGGCAAGATGGCGCTTAGCGCAATGTCGGGCAGCCGCGACATCGAGTGGGGGCCGCAGCCCGCCACATTCGGCGGCGCACGCGCATGGGTGCTGCCCAATCCAAGCGGCCTGAACCGCTCGTTCAGCCTCGATGCGCTGGTGACTGCCTATCGTGAACTTCGTCTTGCCGTCGCGCCGGCCGGGTCGACCAGATCCGCTTGA